The bacterium DNA window GCGCCGCTTCTCAACCGCTATGACTGCAGCAATACCCATGGGAGCCAATATACACGCAGATGTCTCCGGCACTGAGTGACCCCCCGCCGGCAGCCCAAATGCAGCACCCGCCACTAGCAACAACATTACTGTCGCTATAGTCAAACTTAACAAACTCCACCCCCAACAGATACTAAAAAGCCACGCGATGAAATGATGCTGCTACAACGAGCAGCTACAGACCGATCGCCCAAATCAGCCCGTCCATCCGTGGCATAGCTACAGTAACTAATGCATTTATAGCACGGCTACTTGCACAAGTCAATAGCTCAAGAGCTAAAACAGGTAATTCTACGAGTATAATTTTTCAATTACCACTCGTCAGAATACAACCTGTTAACACTTTGGAATCCGGCTCACTATTCCAACAAAAAGCTGGACATTTTGCTATGACGCAAAAAATGTGCCATAAAGCACAGTATGTTTGCCGGGTCTTGTGCATTTACACACAAAAAAAAGCGCCTCCTCCCTATCCGGCGGCACTTTATAGTCGGTTAACATCATTCTAGTCAGTAAACTTTAGTGATGACCATTGAGTATGATCATGGAAATCTACTTTCTGCAGTGATGAACAACTGCTCAACTCAACCCCGTTCGGCAAATATATTGAATAGTCATATCTGGCCAACAGAAACTTCCACTGGTCACCGGCTTTCGGTCTTTTGTCCTTCAAAGATGGCAATTCGGCAAACGGAATCGCTATCTCCATCCGCCAGCACTTGTCTATATCGCTCGGATCGTTGATCGTGCCGTCTATGTCTATCCCAACACGCAGACCATCACAGTTCCATGCAGACCATCTATGGCAGTCCGACCCACCGGCATATCTTCTCAAAGAATAAGCATCATAGACTGTGCCAAGGGCATTTATCTCGAAGTTGTAGTATGCCTTGGTCGTGATATCCGGCATTATGAAACACTCGAGACAGTCTTCCTGGCATGTAACAGAGTCGCGCTGAGTGCGCATACTCCAAATATCCTTGTCATATGCGCAATAGGAGACATATAGATAATCATTGTCCCACAAGACCTTAGCCTCGGTCCTGCTCAACGGCTCGGCGTCGGTCTCTGGAAGCACAAAATAGATAGTTTGGGCTTTATTCCAAGCCCCGCTATCTATCTTGCCGTCAATTTTTATCTGACCGCAAGCTCGGTGACAGTCGTAACTTATGGTCGGAGCCGCCATTACACTCCCAGCCAGCAATACCATCAAAAATGCAACAGCCCAGAGCTCACCTGATACACTATGCACTATTGCTGCCTCCATCTGCGTCTGTCTGCTTTGTAAGGGATGATTCAAGCGTACATTCTGAATCTGCTGACAATCCCACTTCGGACACCTGATCATCTTTATAACCGTGAAAACTGCCATCATCACTGTTGTCTCTGACCTCCGCCTTGAGTGCAGCAAACAAATGCCTGATATCGTGTATGCCTCCA harbors:
- a CDS encoding carbohydrate-binding family 9-like protein — protein: MHSVSGELWAVAFLMVLLAGSVMAAPTISYDCHRACGQIKIDGKIDSGAWNKAQTIYFVLPETDAEPLSRTEAKVLWDNDYLYVSYCAYDKDIWSMRTQRDSVTCQEDCLECFIMPDITTKAYYNFEINALGTVYDAYSLRRYAGGSDCHRWSAWNCDGLRVGIDIDGTINDPSDIDKCWRMEIAIPFAELPSLKDKRPKAGDQWKFLLARYDYSIYLPNGVELSSCSSLQKVDFHDHTQWSSLKFTD